CACCCTTCCCCATTCACCACGCCTTAGGGAGCCTTCTGGGGCTGGGCATTGCCTCCTGACAGGGAGAAGAGAGGGTGAAGCAGAGTGAGGGGGCTTCAAGGTCTGCTAATTCCTTCCTTGAAGTCCGAGGTCAAGAGCCATGTTTACAAACTAATGGGAGAACATGGAATCCAGTATCATTGTGACCTTGAGTAAATCAGTCCTACTTTGAGAAATCACACCACCAAGATGTTACTGCCCTGTCCTCAAGGGGGCTCACAGCCAGTTTGGTGTCCTTTGATCAAGGCAGGGAAGGAAAGTAGAGTTGAGCCTGGCTCCAGCAAAGCAGAAAGTCTGGGGACCGGGAATGGAGGGAAGACCCATCGTCTAGTTCTCCTTAAGACTCCAATAGCAACCATGAGTCCTCTTTACTAAAACAAAATCACTGCCAGCAAATACCTGTGTCAGCCAGCCCAGCCAGTCAGGAGGGATTAACTGATGGCTAATAGGAAGAATAGAAAGTCCCCTTaaggggggcagatagcataatggttatgcaaacagactctcatgcctgaggctctgaagtcccaggttcaatcccctgtaccaccataaaccagagcttatcagtgctttgataaaaagaaaagggggtcgggtggtagcacagtgggctaagcacacatgacatgaaacacaaggaccagagtaaggatcccagttcgagcccccaactccccacctgcaggggagtcgcttcacagtggtttgcaggtgtctatctttctctccctgtcttcccctcctctctccattctgtcctatccaacaacaataataaaaaaaaaaaaagggcaacaaaagggaaaaatacattaaaaaaaaaaaaagcaaacaagcaactTTATGGAGAagtacttgtttaaaaaaaaaaaaaaaaaaaaaaaagtcccctagACCACAGCCCAAGTGAGGGTGGCCAATTCAAGGACTTATTGGATGGGTTTCCCCAACTCCAAATTCTCCCAGGAGAACCCTGTAAATCTGAATTCTCCAATTCCTTGGCACCCCAGGAAAAGGCCTATGGTGAGACAGCACTTGGCCAAGGGTGGcttggaagggaggaaaggagccaACACCCACGCTGGTTTCTCTTCAGGGAGAGAAATTCCATATCAAATTACTTTAGTTTATCTTTTTTAAGATTCATGGtgagaaaataagagaacatCGCATTTCTTGGTTCTGGTGAtctagtggtgccagggactgaacctgcagcctctatggtttcaggcatacaagttggtgctctaataAGCTGAGTTATCTCCCGATCACAAAGGACCTTTCTGGTGTACATGAGAATCTTTGTGTGCTCCACGAAGACAGAGAAGATATTCTCTGGGGTCATAATTAAAAAGGAccagataatatttaaaaaatcaggatGTGAGAAGTTCCTTAGGCAGGATGAAGAAATAGCTCAGTCACATCCAAAAGCAGTAGATCCCAACCCATGTCCTCATTCATGGGATTGGACATGGTCACAACTAGGTGAGTAACACCTGCTTAAGTGGGTATCCAATAAAGTGTAAAAACAGTTATATTCTATCTTAAAACCTGCCTACTCACTCTCATCAGATTGTAATTATGTCCCCACAGGTCTGCCGGAAAGTGTTAACGTTTCAGAGTAGAACATACATCACAGGACAAATGGCTCAACCCAAACTTACATTCTCAACTTTATTCACTACCCTAGTGATGGCTCTTCCGTACAGTGGAGAAGGAAGTAGGTCCTCCACCAGAGGTGTGGAGGTACAATGTAGGCCAGACTTGACTGTCAGCCAGAGACTGGCAACCACAGAACAAGGAAGCCAGGAGTGGCCCCTTTCAAGTCTCATCAAGAACCCGTGgaaggttccagagtcccagggatCTCCAAGAGTCAAAGTCAGGAGTCAGCCAGGAGCACCTGAGGTCCTAATGGGGCCTAGAGAGCAAGGGTGTCTTTGATAAGCCTGCGCATGGTGGTGGTAACTGAGGTGCCCAGGGCATCGGTGATTTGGAAGGAAATCTTGTAGAGGTAGGGCTGCACATCCCGCAAGCCAGTGTCAAACACATTGTCCACCTCCGACTGCGTGGGCATCTTGGGCAGGTACTCGTGCCGGTTCATCACCTCCACGATGTTGATGATCTTTTCACAGAGCTTCTCACCCACCTTCTCCCGACAGATCTGTCGCTCCTGTTCCGTGGCCAGGGCTACCACATGCACCTTGACTGTCCACACCTCCCACGGGATGCACTCATCTGAGAAAGGCCAGCGAGACTTCTTCTTCTGATAGAACTCCAGGGACATCTGGCCCAGcccatcaccaccagagtttcgcaGTGCATcctgagcaagaaaaaaaaagtgacagatgACAAACCAAGACCTCTGAGGAGCTCTTACTGAGGGGGCCTGCTACAACCCAGAAAAAGGGACCCAAAGAGAGGAAAGGATTTGTGTGAAGTGGCACTGGCAGCCACTGCCAGCCTAAAGTTGAGTGGGAAGCAAACCAACAAAATCagtttctggggccaggtagtggtgcacccagctgaatgcacgttacaagcccctagtcccacctgcaagggagaagcttctcaagcagtgaagcagggctgcaggtgtctctctcccaatctacctccccatttctctttcaatacccaagtttttaaaaaattagtttcctcaggtgggggtatagcataatagttatgcaaagagactttcatgcctgaggctctcaagtcccaggttcaatccctcacaccgtgataagccagagctgaacagtgctctggtaaaaaacgaCAACAAAAAAGTTTCCTCACCAACTCCTCCAGCTCCCTTCAGAACTGACATTTTTAAATGTTCCCTCTGGACCAGGCACTTGAAATACACAATCCCACCGACTCCCTCTACAGTTCTGACACAGACATATCACATCCATCTGACCAAGGCAAAATGAGTCTCAGAAAAGGTAATCTGctgaagcaactcaggtgtccaacaacagatgagtggctgagcaagttgtggtatatatatatacaatggaatactaccc
This portion of the Erinaceus europaeus chromosome 7, mEriEur2.1, whole genome shotgun sequence genome encodes:
- the ATG101 gene encoding autophagy-related protein 101, whose amino-acid sequence is MNCRSEVLEVSVEGRQVEEAMLAVLHTVLLHRSTGKFHYKKEGTYSIGTVGTQDVDCDFIDFTYVRVSSDELDRALRKVVGEFKDALRNSGGDGLGQMSLEFYQKKKSRWPFSDECIPWEVWTVKVHVVALATEQERQICREKVGEKLCEKIINIVEVMNRHEYLPKMPTQSEVDNVFDTGLRDVQPYLYKISFQITDALGTSVTTTMRRLIKDTLAL